A single genomic interval of Methyloceanibacter caenitepidi harbors:
- a CDS encoding c-type cytochrome, translating to MKFKLVQLAAVGTLLLTPATLFAHEEATGVVKERMDLMETQKDAMKVLGAMAKGQTPFDAAKATAAAKEIEDTSARIQGLFPEGSGGHPSEAKPEVWTQWAEFTTDIENLASAAAALEESVSSESPEWKAKFKDVIDACKTCHKTFRAEKKD from the coding sequence ATGAAATTCAAGCTTGTCCAGCTCGCTGCCGTAGGCACGTTGCTTCTCACACCGGCCACACTGTTCGCCCACGAAGAGGCAACGGGCGTCGTCAAGGAACGTATGGACCTCATGGAAACCCAGAAGGATGCCATGAAGGTTCTTGGCGCCATGGCAAAGGGCCAGACGCCATTCGATGCCGCCAAGGCAACCGCCGCAGCCAAGGAAATCGAGGACACCTCGGCCAGGATTCAGGGGCTCTTCCCGGAAGGGTCTGGCGGTCACCCTAGCGAGGCGAAGCCTGAGGTATGGACCCAGTGGGCGGAGTTCACGACGGATATCGAGAATCTGGCGTCGGCTGCGGCAGCGCTGGAAGAGTCGGTGTCGAGTGAGTCCCCGGAATGGAAGGCCAAATTCAAGGACGTCATTGACGCGTGCAAGACCTGTCACAAGACCTTCCGGGCGGAGAAGAAGGACTAG